From the genome of Globicephala melas chromosome 16, mGloMel1.2, whole genome shotgun sequence, one region includes:
- the IKZF5 gene encoding zinc finger protein Pegasus isoform X1: MGEKKPEPLDFVKDFQEYLTQQTHHVNMISGSVSGDKEAEALQGAGTDGDQNGLDHPSVEVSLDENSGMLVDGFERTFDGKLKCRYCNYASKGTARLIEHIRIHTGEKPHRCHLCPFASAYERHLEAHMRSHTGEKPYKCELCSFRCSDRSNLSHHRRRKHKMVPIKGTRSSLSSKKMWGVLQKKTSNLGYSRRALINLSPPSMVVQKPDYLNDFTHEIPNIQTDSYESMAKPTPAGGLPRDPQELMVDNPLNQLSTLAGQLSSLPPENQNPASPDVVPCPDEKPFMMQQPSAQAVVSAVSASIPQSSSPTSPEARPSHSQRNYSPVAGPSSEPSAHTSTPSMGNSQPSTPAPTLPVQDPQLLHHCQHCDMYFADNILYTIHMGCHGYENPFQCNICGCKCKNKYDFACHFARGQHNQH; encoded by the exons atggGTGAAAAGAAACCAGAGCCTTTGGACTTTGTGAAAGATTTCCAGGAATACCTGACTCAGCAGACCCATCATGTCAACATGATTTCTGGATCAGTTAGTGGGGACAAAGAAGCAGAGGCTCTTCAGGGAG CTGGAACAGATGGTGATCAAAATGGACTTGATCACCCATCTGTTGAAGTTTCCCTGGATGAAAACTCAGGAATGTTAGTAGACGGGTTTGAAAGGACCTTTGATGGGAAGCTCAAGTGTCGGTACTGCAACTATGCCAGCAAAGGCACCGCACGGCTCATTGAACACATTAGAATCCACACAG gtGAGAAACCTCATAGATGTCACTTATGTCCATTTGCATCTGCTTATGAGCGTCATCTGGAAGCCCATATGCGTtcccatacaggagaaaaaccatataaatgTGAATTGTGTTCCTTCCGCTGCAGTGATCGAAGTAACCTGTCGCATCATCGAAGGCGCAAGCATAAAATGGTACCAATTAAAGGTACTAGGTCTTCCTTAAGCAGCAAGAAGATGTGGGGGgttttacagaagaaaacaagCAATCTGGGCTATAGCAGACGAGCACTAATCAACTTAAGCCCACCTTCCATGGTGGTTCAGAAGCCAGACTACCTTAATGACTTTACCCATGAAATCCCGAATATCCAGACTGACTCCTATGAAAGTATGGCAAAACCCACACCAGCTGGTGGCCTGCCAAGGGACCCCCAAGAACTCATGGTTGACAACCCTTTAAACCAGCTGTCAACTCTAGCAGGACAGTTGTCCAGTTTGCCACCTGAAAACCAAAACCCCGCATCCCCTGATGTAGTTCCCTGCCCTGATGAGAAGCCTTTCATGATGCAGCAGCCCTCTGCTCAAGCAGTAGTTTCTGCCGTGTCAGCCAGTATTCCTCAGAGCTCCTCTCCCACTAGCCCTGAAGCTCGGCCATCACATAGTCAGAGGAACTATAGTCCGGTGGCAGGTCCGAGCAGTGAACCAAGTGCTCACACGAGTACTCCCAGCATGGGAAACAGTCAGCCAAGCACTCCAGCTCCGACCCTGCCGGTCCAGGACCCTCAGCTTCTACACCACTGCCAGCACTGTGACATGTACTTTGCCGACAATATCCTTTACACTATTCATATGGGATGTCATGGGTATGAAAATCCTTTTCAGTGTAACATATGTGGATGCAAATGTAAAAACAAGTATGATTTTGCCTGTCATTTTGCAAGAGGGCAACATAACCAACACTGA
- the IKZF5 gene encoding zinc finger protein Pegasus isoform X2, which produces MLVDGFERTFDGKLKCRYCNYASKGTARLIEHIRIHTGEKPHRCHLCPFASAYERHLEAHMRSHTGEKPYKCELCSFRCSDRSNLSHHRRRKHKMVPIKGTRSSLSSKKMWGVLQKKTSNLGYSRRALINLSPPSMVVQKPDYLNDFTHEIPNIQTDSYESMAKPTPAGGLPRDPQELMVDNPLNQLSTLAGQLSSLPPENQNPASPDVVPCPDEKPFMMQQPSAQAVVSAVSASIPQSSSPTSPEARPSHSQRNYSPVAGPSSEPSAHTSTPSMGNSQPSTPAPTLPVQDPQLLHHCQHCDMYFADNILYTIHMGCHGYENPFQCNICGCKCKNKYDFACHFARGQHNQH; this is translated from the exons ATGTTAGTAGACGGGTTTGAAAGGACCTTTGATGGGAAGCTCAAGTGTCGGTACTGCAACTATGCCAGCAAAGGCACCGCACGGCTCATTGAACACATTAGAATCCACACAG gtGAGAAACCTCATAGATGTCACTTATGTCCATTTGCATCTGCTTATGAGCGTCATCTGGAAGCCCATATGCGTtcccatacaggagaaaaaccatataaatgTGAATTGTGTTCCTTCCGCTGCAGTGATCGAAGTAACCTGTCGCATCATCGAAGGCGCAAGCATAAAATGGTACCAATTAAAGGTACTAGGTCTTCCTTAAGCAGCAAGAAGATGTGGGGGgttttacagaagaaaacaagCAATCTGGGCTATAGCAGACGAGCACTAATCAACTTAAGCCCACCTTCCATGGTGGTTCAGAAGCCAGACTACCTTAATGACTTTACCCATGAAATCCCGAATATCCAGACTGACTCCTATGAAAGTATGGCAAAACCCACACCAGCTGGTGGCCTGCCAAGGGACCCCCAAGAACTCATGGTTGACAACCCTTTAAACCAGCTGTCAACTCTAGCAGGACAGTTGTCCAGTTTGCCACCTGAAAACCAAAACCCCGCATCCCCTGATGTAGTTCCCTGCCCTGATGAGAAGCCTTTCATGATGCAGCAGCCCTCTGCTCAAGCAGTAGTTTCTGCCGTGTCAGCCAGTATTCCTCAGAGCTCCTCTCCCACTAGCCCTGAAGCTCGGCCATCACATAGTCAGAGGAACTATAGTCCGGTGGCAGGTCCGAGCAGTGAACCAAGTGCTCACACGAGTACTCCCAGCATGGGAAACAGTCAGCCAAGCACTCCAGCTCCGACCCTGCCGGTCCAGGACCCTCAGCTTCTACACCACTGCCAGCACTGTGACATGTACTTTGCCGACAATATCCTTTACACTATTCATATGGGATGTCATGGGTATGAAAATCCTTTTCAGTGTAACATATGTGGATGCAAATGTAAAAACAAGTATGATTTTGCCTGTCATTTTGCAAGAGGGCAACATAACCAACACTGA